A genomic window from Carassius carassius chromosome 29, fCarCar2.1, whole genome shotgun sequence includes:
- the LOC132109721 gene encoding palmitoyltransferase ZDHHC5-B isoform X1, producing the protein MPVGLSVDGALGYPSPSRPFRPSRYVPVSAATAFLVGASTLFLCFTCPWLAERFSSSIPLYNVVVFLFTLANFSMATFMDPGIFPRAEEDEDKEDDFRAPLYKTVEVRGIQVRMKWCSTCRFYRPPRCSHCSVCDNCVEEFDHHCPWVNNCIGRRNYRYFFLFLLSLTIHIMNVFGFSLLYILHHTKHLDQVDSGVTMAVMCVSGLFFVPVAGLTGFHIVLVARGRTTNEQVTGKFRGGVNPFTHGCLKNIAHVLCGSQAPRYLGRLRKPHSVQVQPPFLRPPLSEAQLEAKAVDNGIQQSKSSLEIMESQSTDADPPPPPKPEHKYPGLPHTQNEAFFQSECSLLTEAPPTPSLYKYRPAYSSPGKNHTASTHSSKMSRGNSMTESPSVPVTTGQLSYRSDPSLSSRGGAGCRGGGEGGKAGSGGLGGASTFGGRSYPSFTDTLLQSAAASCSSSLRSAHTAHNALGPLISEGTTSTSYKSLANQTRNGSLSYESLLTHSESPEFESAAHELSPPRPHPPHSLSTAAGAPPISGYTSPFLSAQQREGSLQACPAPLRPSPNRAFLRPTSSPPSRAPPLSPRARSLGSPPPGPAPGHTPLGKSLSYGGGAELQHRPSSSGGGTPMPNSTIKQNVANHNTPSHKPVGGVKKVTGVGGTTYGISV; encoded by the exons ATGCCTGTGGGTCTCAGTGTGGACGGGGCTCTGGGATACCCCTCCCCATCCCGCCCATTCCGCCCCAGTCGCTATGTGCCTGTGTCCGCAGCAACCGCCTTCCTTGTGGGGGCCTCGACGCTGTTTCTTTGTTTCAC ATGTCCGTGGCTGGCAGAGAGGTTCTCCTCCTCCATTCCGCTCTATAATGTTGTGGTCTTCCTCTTCACACTGGCCAATTTCTCTATGGCCACATTCATGGACCCCGGTATCTTTCCTAGAG CTGAAGAAGATGAGGACAAAGAGGATGATTTCCGGGCTCCGCTTTATAAGACGGTGGAGGTGAGGGGCATTCAGGTGCGGATGAAGTGGTGCTCCACATGTCGCTTTTACAGACCACCGCGCTGTTCACACTGCTCCGTGTGTGACAACTGTGTGGAG gaGTTTGACCACCACTGCCCATGGGTGAATAACTGCATTGGCAGAAGGAATTATCGTTATTTCTTTCTGTTCCTGCTCTCGCTCACTATTCACATTATGAATGTGTTTGGCTTCAGTCTGCTGTACATCCTCCATCACACTAAACATCTGGACCAGGTCGACTCTGGAGTCAC TATGGCGGTGATGTGTGTGTCTGGTCTGTTTTTCGTCCCGGTTGCGGGACTCACTGGGTTCCACATTGTGCTTGTTGCCAGAGGGAGAACAACCAATGAACAG GTCACTGGGAAGTTCAGGGGTGGCGTTAACCCCTTCACACACGGGTGCTTAAAAAACATTGCACACGTGCTGTGTGGTTCACAGGCTCCCAG GTATCTTGGTCGCTTGCGAAAGCCTCATTCTGTTCAGGTCCAGCCACCATTTCTGCGGCCCCCTCTGTCAGAAGCCCAACTAGAAGCTAAAGCTGTGGATAATGGCATCCAACAG TCTAAAAGTAGTTTGGAGATAATGGAGAGTCAGTCCACTGATGCTGATCCCCCTCCACCACCTAAACCAGAGCACAAATACCCTGGGCTGCCTCACACACAAAATGAAG cttTCTTCCAATCAGAGTGCAGCTTGCTGACCGAGGCTCCACCCACACCTTCATTGTATAAATACAGGCCGGCCTACAGCAGTCCAGGAAAAAACCACACGGCCTCAACACATTCCAGCAAG ATGAGTCGAGGGAACAGTATGACCGAGTCTCCCTCTGTCCCCGTCACCACTGGGCAGCTCAGCTACCGCTCAGACCCCAGTTTGTCAAGCCGAGGGGGTGCAGGGTGCCGTGGGGGAGGGGAGGGAGGTAAAGCAGGCTCGGGGGGCCTGGGTGGGGCCTCTACGTTCGGTGGGCGATCCTACCCATCTTTTACCGACACCCTACTCCAATCAGCAGCAGCCTCTTGCTCCTCAAGCCTTCGCTCCGCCCATACGGCCCACAATGCCCTCGGGCCTCTCATCTCTGAGGGTACGACCTCCACTAGCTACAAGAGTTTAGCCAATCAGACACGCAACGGCAGCTTGTCATACGAAAGTCTGCTGACACACTCCGAAAGCCCGGAGTTTGAGTCTGCTGCTCACGAGCTGTCCCCACCCAGACCACACCCTCCGCACTCTCTTAGCACAGCAGCAGGGGCCCCGCCTATTTCGGGGTACACGTCCCCTTTCCTGTCAGCTCAGCAGAGGGAGGGCTCTCTCCAGGCCTGCCCTGCCCCCCTAAGACCCTCCCCCAATAGAGCTTTCCTGCGCCCAACAAGCTCACCCCCTTCTCGGGCTCCGCCCCTTTCTCCTCGCGCTCGCTCATTGGGCTCCCCTCCTCCTGGCCCTGCCCCTGGCCATACACCTTTGGGCAAATCATTGTCCTATGGAGGTGGCGCCGAATTACAGCACCGCCCCTCTAGCTCAGGGGGCGGGACTCCGATGCCGAA CTCGACTATTAAACAAAATGTGGCCAATCATAACACCCCCTCACACAAACCTGTAGGAGGGGTGAAAAAAGTGACTGGTGTTGGAGGAACGACCTATGGGATTTCAGTGTGA
- the LOC132109721 gene encoding palmitoyltransferase ZDHHC5-B isoform X2, with protein sequence MPVGLSVDGALGYPSPSRPFRPSRYVPVSAATAFLVGASTLFLCFTCPWLAERFSSSIPLYNVVVFLFTLANFSMATFMDPGIFPRAEEDEDKEDDFRAPLYKTVEVRGIQVRMKWCSTCRFYRPPRCSHCSVCDNCVEEFDHHCPWVNNCIGRRNYRYFFLFLLSLTIHIMNVFGFSLLYILHHTKHLDQVDSGVTMAVMCVSGLFFVPVAGLTGFHIVLVARGRTTNEQVTGKFRGGVNPFTHGCLKNIAHVLCGSQAPRYLGRLRKPHSVQVQPPFLRPPLSEAQLEAKAVDNGIQQSKSSLEIMESQSTDADPPPPPKPEHKYPGLPHTQNEECSLLTEAPPTPSLYKYRPAYSSPGKNHTASTHSSKMSRGNSMTESPSVPVTTGQLSYRSDPSLSSRGGAGCRGGGEGGKAGSGGLGGASTFGGRSYPSFTDTLLQSAAASCSSSLRSAHTAHNALGPLISEGTTSTSYKSLANQTRNGSLSYESLLTHSESPEFESAAHELSPPRPHPPHSLSTAAGAPPISGYTSPFLSAQQREGSLQACPAPLRPSPNRAFLRPTSSPPSRAPPLSPRARSLGSPPPGPAPGHTPLGKSLSYGGGAELQHRPSSSGGGTPMPNSTIKQNVANHNTPSHKPVGGVKKVTGVGGTTYGISV encoded by the exons ATGCCTGTGGGTCTCAGTGTGGACGGGGCTCTGGGATACCCCTCCCCATCCCGCCCATTCCGCCCCAGTCGCTATGTGCCTGTGTCCGCAGCAACCGCCTTCCTTGTGGGGGCCTCGACGCTGTTTCTTTGTTTCAC ATGTCCGTGGCTGGCAGAGAGGTTCTCCTCCTCCATTCCGCTCTATAATGTTGTGGTCTTCCTCTTCACACTGGCCAATTTCTCTATGGCCACATTCATGGACCCCGGTATCTTTCCTAGAG CTGAAGAAGATGAGGACAAAGAGGATGATTTCCGGGCTCCGCTTTATAAGACGGTGGAGGTGAGGGGCATTCAGGTGCGGATGAAGTGGTGCTCCACATGTCGCTTTTACAGACCACCGCGCTGTTCACACTGCTCCGTGTGTGACAACTGTGTGGAG gaGTTTGACCACCACTGCCCATGGGTGAATAACTGCATTGGCAGAAGGAATTATCGTTATTTCTTTCTGTTCCTGCTCTCGCTCACTATTCACATTATGAATGTGTTTGGCTTCAGTCTGCTGTACATCCTCCATCACACTAAACATCTGGACCAGGTCGACTCTGGAGTCAC TATGGCGGTGATGTGTGTGTCTGGTCTGTTTTTCGTCCCGGTTGCGGGACTCACTGGGTTCCACATTGTGCTTGTTGCCAGAGGGAGAACAACCAATGAACAG GTCACTGGGAAGTTCAGGGGTGGCGTTAACCCCTTCACACACGGGTGCTTAAAAAACATTGCACACGTGCTGTGTGGTTCACAGGCTCCCAG GTATCTTGGTCGCTTGCGAAAGCCTCATTCTGTTCAGGTCCAGCCACCATTTCTGCGGCCCCCTCTGTCAGAAGCCCAACTAGAAGCTAAAGCTGTGGATAATGGCATCCAACAG TCTAAAAGTAGTTTGGAGATAATGGAGAGTCAGTCCACTGATGCTGATCCCCCTCCACCACCTAAACCAGAGCACAAATACCCTGGGCTGCCTCACACACAAAATGAAG AGTGCAGCTTGCTGACCGAGGCTCCACCCACACCTTCATTGTATAAATACAGGCCGGCCTACAGCAGTCCAGGAAAAAACCACACGGCCTCAACACATTCCAGCAAG ATGAGTCGAGGGAACAGTATGACCGAGTCTCCCTCTGTCCCCGTCACCACTGGGCAGCTCAGCTACCGCTCAGACCCCAGTTTGTCAAGCCGAGGGGGTGCAGGGTGCCGTGGGGGAGGGGAGGGAGGTAAAGCAGGCTCGGGGGGCCTGGGTGGGGCCTCTACGTTCGGTGGGCGATCCTACCCATCTTTTACCGACACCCTACTCCAATCAGCAGCAGCCTCTTGCTCCTCAAGCCTTCGCTCCGCCCATACGGCCCACAATGCCCTCGGGCCTCTCATCTCTGAGGGTACGACCTCCACTAGCTACAAGAGTTTAGCCAATCAGACACGCAACGGCAGCTTGTCATACGAAAGTCTGCTGACACACTCCGAAAGCCCGGAGTTTGAGTCTGCTGCTCACGAGCTGTCCCCACCCAGACCACACCCTCCGCACTCTCTTAGCACAGCAGCAGGGGCCCCGCCTATTTCGGGGTACACGTCCCCTTTCCTGTCAGCTCAGCAGAGGGAGGGCTCTCTCCAGGCCTGCCCTGCCCCCCTAAGACCCTCCCCCAATAGAGCTTTCCTGCGCCCAACAAGCTCACCCCCTTCTCGGGCTCCGCCCCTTTCTCCTCGCGCTCGCTCATTGGGCTCCCCTCCTCCTGGCCCTGCCCCTGGCCATACACCTTTGGGCAAATCATTGTCCTATGGAGGTGGCGCCGAATTACAGCACCGCCCCTCTAGCTCAGGGGGCGGGACTCCGATGCCGAA CTCGACTATTAAACAAAATGTGGCCAATCATAACACCCCCTCACACAAACCTGTAGGAGGGGTGAAAAAAGTGACTGGTGTTGGAGGAACGACCTATGGGATTTCAGTGTGA
- the LOC132109721 gene encoding palmitoyltransferase ZDHHC5-B isoform X3: protein MPVGLSVDGALGYPSPSRPFRPSRYVPVSAATAFLVGASTLFLCFTCPWLAERFSSSIPLYNVVVFLFTLANFSMATFMDPGIFPRAEEDEDKEDDFRAPLYKTVEVRGIQVRMKWCSTCRFYRPPRCSHCSVCDNCVEEFDHHCPWVNNCIGRRNYRYFFLFLLSLTIHIMNVFGFSLLYILHHTKHLDQVDSGVTMAVMCVSGLFFVPVAGLTGFHIVLVARGRTTNEQVTGKFRGGVNPFTHGCLKNIAHVLCGSQAPRYLGRLRKPHSVQVQPPFLRPPLSEAQLEAKAVDNGIQQSKSSLEIMESQSTDADPPPPPKPEHKYPGLPHTQNEAFFQSECSLLTEAPPTPSLYKYRPAYSSPGKNHTASTHSSKMSRGNSMTESPSVPVTTGQLSYRSDPSLSSRGGAGCRGGGEGGKAGSGGLGGASTFGGRSYPSFTDTLLQSAAASCSSSLRSAHTAHNALGPLISEGTTSTSYKSLANQTRNGSLSYESLLTHSESPEFESAAHELSPPRPHPPHSLSTAAGAPPISGYTSPFLSAQQREGSLQACPAPLRPSPNRAFLRPTSSPPSRAPPLSPRARSLGSPPPGPAPGHTPLGKSLSYGGGAELQHRPSSSGGGTPMPKMTLSLC from the exons ATGCCTGTGGGTCTCAGTGTGGACGGGGCTCTGGGATACCCCTCCCCATCCCGCCCATTCCGCCCCAGTCGCTATGTGCCTGTGTCCGCAGCAACCGCCTTCCTTGTGGGGGCCTCGACGCTGTTTCTTTGTTTCAC ATGTCCGTGGCTGGCAGAGAGGTTCTCCTCCTCCATTCCGCTCTATAATGTTGTGGTCTTCCTCTTCACACTGGCCAATTTCTCTATGGCCACATTCATGGACCCCGGTATCTTTCCTAGAG CTGAAGAAGATGAGGACAAAGAGGATGATTTCCGGGCTCCGCTTTATAAGACGGTGGAGGTGAGGGGCATTCAGGTGCGGATGAAGTGGTGCTCCACATGTCGCTTTTACAGACCACCGCGCTGTTCACACTGCTCCGTGTGTGACAACTGTGTGGAG gaGTTTGACCACCACTGCCCATGGGTGAATAACTGCATTGGCAGAAGGAATTATCGTTATTTCTTTCTGTTCCTGCTCTCGCTCACTATTCACATTATGAATGTGTTTGGCTTCAGTCTGCTGTACATCCTCCATCACACTAAACATCTGGACCAGGTCGACTCTGGAGTCAC TATGGCGGTGATGTGTGTGTCTGGTCTGTTTTTCGTCCCGGTTGCGGGACTCACTGGGTTCCACATTGTGCTTGTTGCCAGAGGGAGAACAACCAATGAACAG GTCACTGGGAAGTTCAGGGGTGGCGTTAACCCCTTCACACACGGGTGCTTAAAAAACATTGCACACGTGCTGTGTGGTTCACAGGCTCCCAG GTATCTTGGTCGCTTGCGAAAGCCTCATTCTGTTCAGGTCCAGCCACCATTTCTGCGGCCCCCTCTGTCAGAAGCCCAACTAGAAGCTAAAGCTGTGGATAATGGCATCCAACAG TCTAAAAGTAGTTTGGAGATAATGGAGAGTCAGTCCACTGATGCTGATCCCCCTCCACCACCTAAACCAGAGCACAAATACCCTGGGCTGCCTCACACACAAAATGAAG cttTCTTCCAATCAGAGTGCAGCTTGCTGACCGAGGCTCCACCCACACCTTCATTGTATAAATACAGGCCGGCCTACAGCAGTCCAGGAAAAAACCACACGGCCTCAACACATTCCAGCAAG ATGAGTCGAGGGAACAGTATGACCGAGTCTCCCTCTGTCCCCGTCACCACTGGGCAGCTCAGCTACCGCTCAGACCCCAGTTTGTCAAGCCGAGGGGGTGCAGGGTGCCGTGGGGGAGGGGAGGGAGGTAAAGCAGGCTCGGGGGGCCTGGGTGGGGCCTCTACGTTCGGTGGGCGATCCTACCCATCTTTTACCGACACCCTACTCCAATCAGCAGCAGCCTCTTGCTCCTCAAGCCTTCGCTCCGCCCATACGGCCCACAATGCCCTCGGGCCTCTCATCTCTGAGGGTACGACCTCCACTAGCTACAAGAGTTTAGCCAATCAGACACGCAACGGCAGCTTGTCATACGAAAGTCTGCTGACACACTCCGAAAGCCCGGAGTTTGAGTCTGCTGCTCACGAGCTGTCCCCACCCAGACCACACCCTCCGCACTCTCTTAGCACAGCAGCAGGGGCCCCGCCTATTTCGGGGTACACGTCCCCTTTCCTGTCAGCTCAGCAGAGGGAGGGCTCTCTCCAGGCCTGCCCTGCCCCCCTAAGACCCTCCCCCAATAGAGCTTTCCTGCGCCCAACAAGCTCACCCCCTTCTCGGGCTCCGCCCCTTTCTCCTCGCGCTCGCTCATTGGGCTCCCCTCCTCCTGGCCCTGCCCCTGGCCATACACCTTTGGGCAAATCATTGTCCTATGGAGGTGGCGCCGAATTACAGCACCGCCCCTCTAGCTCAGGGGGCGGGACTCCGATGCCGAA GATGACTCTGTCTCTGTGCTAA